A stretch of DNA from Rhodococcus sp. NBC_00297:
AACGAGGTTCTGCTTCGGCCGTTCTTCTGCGGCATATGCGGGACGGACCTGCACGAGTACGCCTTCGGACCGATCGTCATTCCTACCGAGCCGCACGCGTTGACCGGCGCCAGCGCCCCGCAGATCTTCGGACACGAGTTCTCGGCCCGAGTGGTGGAACTAGGCGCGGACGTCACCTCGGTGGCGGTGGGTGACCGCGTCTCGGTGATGCCGCTGATCACGTGCGGCACGTGCTACTACTGCCGTCGCGGACTGAACCACCTGTGTGTGGTGATGGCCTGCACAGGTCTGAGCTGGGGTGGTGGCGGTATTGCCGAACTGGTCGTGGTGCAGGAACGGCAGGTATCGGTGTTGCCGGACGCCGTGAGCGATGTCCAGGGCGCACTCATCGAGCCTGCTGCGGTCGCGGCCTACGGTGTCGACCAGACGGGGTTCGGGGCGGGCGACACGATCCTGATCACCGGAGCCGGGCCGATCGGCGCCCTGTCGGCGTTGTACTCCCACGCGGCCGGCGCCTCACGGATCTTCGTCTCAGAACCGAATGCCGAACGTCGTGCGCTGATCGAGGGCTTCGGCATCGCCGAGGTTCTCGACCCGACGGTGCAGGACGTTCCGGCGGTCGTACGCGCACTGACGGGCGGAATCGGCGTCGACGTCGCGGCGGAATGCTCGGGCCACCAGAACGGTCTGACGGCAGCGCTGGACAGCGTGCGCTCGGCCGGCACGGTTTCGCAGGTCGGTCTGCATGTGCGGCCGGCGACCATCGACCCGATGGCGTTGTCCAACAGAGACATCACTCTCGTAGGCACGTGGTGCTACCCCGTGTACGACTGGCCCCGCATCATCGCTCTGGTCGCCTCGGGTCGCTTCCCCGTGGAGAAAGTGGTCAGCGAGATCATCGACGTCGAGAACATCGTCGCCGGCGGATTCGACCGACTCCTCGACCCCGAGGGTGACGCCCAGAAGCTCCTGGTCCGAGTCGGCGGTTCGCCGTCGTGACCACCATCGACGAAGGACGACACATGAACATCGGTTTCGCCGGCATCGGACGTATGGGCGCGCACATGGTCCGTCGTCTCCTCGAGGCCGGACACTCCGTGACCGCCTACGACCTGTACCTGTCCGCGGATTCATTACCCGAAGGATTGGAAGCGGTCACCGTCGCGTCCGGCCCGTCGGATCTGGCCCGAGCCGATGTCTCGTTCAGCATGCTGCCCGACGCCGCGGCCACCGACGACGTGTTGTTCGGCGAGGGCGGCATCGTTCCAGCCGCTGCTTCCGGCCATCTGCACGTCGTGATGGGGACGGTCGGACCCACCGCGGTCCGCGCCTTCGCCTCGCGGGCAGAGGCTGCCGGTGTCGCCGTCGTCGACGCTCCGGTGTCGGGCAGTGTCAGCCTCGCTGAGACCGGTCAGATCAGCACGATGGTGGGAGCCGATGCAGACCAGTTCAGGCGACTGCAGCCGGTGCTCGCCGCCATGACGAAGGCTCAGTTCCACACCGGGCCGGTAGGTACGGCGTCGGTGGCGAAGCTTGCCGTGAACTCGGTGCTGGCCTCGCTCAATCAAGGCATCGCAGAGGCGTTGCTCCTGGCCGAGGCCGACGGGCTGACCGCGTCGGCGTTCTACGACGTTCTCGGGTCGAGCGCAGTGGCAGCCCCGTATGTCGGATACAAACGTGACCATTTCCTGGATCCTGACGGGGCGGGTGTCGCGTTCCCGCTGTCTCTCCTGCACAAGGATGTGGGCCTGGGGTTGGAACTCGCTCGGCGCCACGACCTGAACCTTCCCCAGGCCGCGACGGTCGGGAACGTCCTGGACCGTGCGTTGGCTACTGGGCTGGGCGACAAGGACATGGCAGCCGTGCTCGAGTACCTGGGATTGTCGGACCAACCGTAGTGCTGCCTTCCGCGATGGCGATGGGTCACCCGATTCACCGCCGTCCGGATAAGATCCACCCGTGCACCGCATCTTCACCACCCCCGTCTCGTCCGTGTACCCGCACTACGTCACCAAGGTGGAGCGCAAGGGTCGGACGAAGGACGAGCTCGACGAGGTCGTCCGCTGGCTCACGGGCTTCGACGACGCCGAGTTGGCGCAGCACCTCTCGGCGGACACGACGTTCCTCGACTTCTTCGAGGCCGCGCAGCTGAACCCGAACGCGCCGCTCATCACGGGGTCGGTGTGTGGGGTGCGGGTGGAGTCGGTGGAGGACCCGCTGATGCAGAACATCCGTCGCCTCGACAAGCTCGTCGACGAGCTCGCCAAGGGGCGACCGATGGCGAAGATCCTCCGCGCCTGATCCGCGCGCCGACCGTCAGGTGGTCGGACGCAACCGGGTCTCGAACTCGCGCTCGAGGGCGCGCCACGACTCCGCCTCCGCGTCGAACGGAGCACTCGGGGCCATGCGTCCGTCCACCGGCTCGAGGATGTAGGAGATGAGCCAGCCGAGGGGAGTGGCCGGCGCCAGTGCCTCCTCGACGGACGCGTCCTTGGCGTAGTCGGCTGCGTCGGTGAACAGTTCGACGGCGAGATCGAGCTGATCGGCGTCGACGGATTCCGGCCCGCGGGCCAGGTCGTCGGCGAGCCCGGGCAGCACGTACACGTTCTCGTCGGTCACCTGCACGTCGAGAGAACCGTCGACGGCCGCGGTACGCACGTCGTCGTACGTGCTGACCGTCGTGAGGTCGTGGTCGTGATCGTCGGCCAGGTAGCGGGCGAGCGCGCGCTCACTTCCGAACACGAAGATCGCGCCTGATCGTCCCAGGAACAGCGGCTCGTCGTCGAGGTAGCAGCGCAGTGTGTAGTAGGTGTCCTCGGAGGTGATGATGCGCACCGGATCGATACCCACCGAGCCCCAGAAGGTCTCGTCCTCCTCGTCCTCGTCGTCGGTGTCGACGGGGACCACGACTACGTCGGAGTCGTCCGAGGAGGTGTCGTCGTCCGTGTCGATGTCCTCGTCGTCCAGATCCTCTGCGTCCACGATGTTCTCGGCTGCGGCCGTGATCTCCGCATCGGCCACGGCGGTCGCGTCGGCATCGACGTCGGGAGTGGTCAGGACGGTGTCGATGGCGTCGAGGACGGCGTCCCACCCCTTCGCCACGACGGCACCGATACGGTTCCACAGCTGCGAGCCCTCACGCCCGACGAAGGCGTCGGCACCGCGGGACAGCACTCCGAGAAGCGCATTGGCAGAGAAGAAGCGAGTGACGGCATCCAGTTCGCAGACCTCGCCGAGGGTGCGTGCCATCTCGAGGGAGCGGGCCAGCTCGATGATGGAGTCCTCGTCCGGATCCCCCGCGGCGAGCTCCGGAACGCCCACGAGGTCGTAGACGTGGGCGTCGTCCGGCTCGATGTGCGCTGCGGAGAGCGCGACGACGGTGCGCCACTGCGGATGGTCGACGAGGTCGTTGTCGGTGTCGGTGCGGATGAACGCCGCCATCTCGGCCACCGACGGGAACGCGTAGAGATCGTCCTCGCGACCGAGGAAGGCCTCCCACTCCTCGCCGTCCTCACGCCACTCGGGCGCCCACAGGGTGACGAGGTCGCCGGCAGTCACACCGAGTTCGATCGGGACGATGTCTCCAGCCATGGCCGCGAGCCTATCCCAGCCGCCGGGCGTCCTCACTGGACGCCGTGTCGAGCCCCAGACGCAGGGCGGCGTGGATGTCGGCACGCTCGAGAACGACGGCCAGAACGGCTGTGTTCACCGCGTGGACGATCGCCGCCTCGACCCGATGACAGCGCATCTCCCGGACGTCGTCCTCGACGGTGAGGCCGACCAGACGTCCGTGCGCGTCCACCTCGGCCCGGACGAGCGCGTCGTCCCTGTCGTTGCGACCGCGCACGCGGGCCAGGTCGTCGATAGTCCGGTGCAGCAGGGCGGACACGCGTCGTGCCGAACCGGACGAGTCGATCTCGACGAGCTCGTCGTCGGCAGGGCCCGCCGTGGGTACCGGCGCCACCGGATGTGCGAGCCCGTGCAGCATCCGCACCGCGGCAGCCACCGCGGAACCCCCGAAGGCGAGCTCCCTACGTTCGAGCTCCAGGTCCACGATCTCGCCGGACGGCAGCACCACGATGCGTCCGGCGCGCGAGGTGGCGTGTCCGCCGGTCATGCGGTCGGCCGGTAGAAGCCGTGGAAGCTCATGCCGACGTTCGACGTCCGGACGGCACTGACGCTGACCGGGTCGCCCGCCTCCACCATCTGACCGTTCCCCACCACCATCGCGACGTGACCGTCCCACACGGCGAGGTCGCCCGGCATCAGGTCCTCGGCACTCACCGGGCTGCCCACCGCCTGGTCGGCCGCGAGCCGCGGCAGGTCCACTCCGGCGGTGCCGTACGCGCTCTGTGTGAGTCCGCTGCAGTCCAGGCCCTGGCCGGGGGTGGTGCCGCCCCACACGTACGGCGTGCCCTGCTGGGCGAGCGCGAAGCGGACGGCTCCGGCCGCGCGCTCGTTGGGCGCCATGGCGGTGCTGCCGTCGGGAAGCGTCACGAGCGTGCCGGTCCCGTCGGCGCCGGGCGACGCCGGATCGGCCGGCTGCTCCGGAGCCGTCGGCGCGAACAGCCCGCGGAGAGCCGCGTCCGGCGACGCGGGCAGAGACGGAAGTGCGGGAACCTCCGGCACGACGAGTGCGCCGACGCGGGCGGCCAGGGCATCGAGCTCTGCTCGCACCCGAGCGTGGACGGCGAGAGCATTGTCGAGGTGGTGCGTCGCGTGGGCGATGAGTGCGGTCTGTCCCGGGGGAGTGAGGGCCGCGGGCGCGAGTGCCGCTGCGCCCGTGAGGAAAGCGGCCATGATGGTCTGCAGCTCGGCGACCCCACGCGCGACGCTCGCCTGCGCCTCGGCGGAGAGTGACTGCAGCGCGCCGGCGTGCTCGATCATCGACCCGGCCGCGGCGGCGCCGCGCACGGTGAGGTCGAGAGCGGCCTCGGACGCGGGTCCGGACCACGCGTCCGAGAGAGCGGTGACTCCGTCGGTCACCTGTCGCGAGGCGTCGGACAGTGACGCGATGCCCGAGTCGAGGGAATCGGTGTCGGGGGACGGACAGCCGGTGCCGAGAGAGCGGATCAGAGTCTCGAGGGGCGCGGCCAGCAGATCGATCATCGCGGTGCACCGGTGCCGACGAGCACGTCGGACAGCGCGGTGTCGCCGTCGCCGTAGGACCGCGCTGCGGACTGCACGGACGACCCGAGGTGCTCGAACAGGTCGGACAGCGCGCCGAGGCCGTCGGCGTAGCGCGCCGCGGCACCGGCGAACGCGACTCCGAAGTCGGCTCCGACGAGGCCGAGCGTCGCCGCGGAGCCCGTTGCCGCCCGCGCCGCCGCGGATGCGTCCCGCACGAGGAGTGCGGCATCGGTCAAACGACCGGCACCGTCGTGCAGACCGTCCACTCGGACGTCGAATGTCGTACCGCTCTCGGCCACTGCAGTCCACCGTTCACTCGCGTGCTCGCACCGTCTCGAAGTCAGACGGTGCGGAGCGGCTCGCGGTTCCCCGATCACGCGGATCCGTTCGACCGGGAGTGGGCGCCGATCGCCGACTAGGGTGATCCCGGTGAACACCACGCCCGACATGGACACCCGCGTACTCGACCACCCCCTCGCGTCCGCGCTGCTGACCCAGATGCGCGACCAGTCGACGGACAACCCCGCGTTCCGATCCGCACTGCGCCAGTTGACGCAGATGCTGGTCTACGAGGCGCTGCGCGACGCGCCCGTGGTCGAGTTCGACGTCACGACGCCGGTCGCGGTGACCACCGGGACGCGCCTGAAGTCGCCGCCGCTGCTGGTGCCGGTGTTGCGCGCGGGCCTGGGCATGGTGGAGAAGGCCAGTTCGCTGATTCCGCAGTCGCGGATGGGCTTTGTCGGCATCGCGCGCGACGAGAAGACACATCAGCCGGTGCCGTACATGGAATCGCTGCCCGACGACCTGGCCGGTTACCCGGTGTACGTCCTCGACCCGATGCTCGCCACGGGCGGGTCGATGGTCCACACCATCGAGCTGCTGGTGCAGCGCGGCGCGGACGACGTCACGTGCATCTGCGTCGTGGCCGCCCCCGAGGGAGTGCAGGCACTCGCGTCGTCGGGACTGCCCGTGCGCCTCGTCGCCGCGAGCATCGACGAGGGGCTGAACGAGAACGCATACATCGTGCCGGGCCTCGGTGACGCCGGGGACCGCCAGTTCGGTCCCCGCTAGAGCGAGCGGGCGAAGTCGGCCAGGGACTCGAGCGTGTCGGCCGCGCGAGTCCTGGCCGGAGCCAGATCCTCCGCCGTCGCCACCGGCTCGACCACTTCGAGGTAGGCCTTCAGCTTCGGTTCGGTTCCCGACGGCCGAACGATGACGCGGAACCGTTCGCTGGTCAGTTCCACTGCATCGGTGCGGAGTTCGGCGTCGGGTGTGTTCAGGTCGCGTACGGCCACCGTCGCACCCGCCAACGTCGTCGGTGGGGCGGAACGCAGGCGCGTCATCATGTCGCCGATCTCCGAGAGGTCGGTGACGCGCCGCGACACCTGGGTGCCCACGCGCGCTCCGAACTCGCGGTCGAGATCGTCGAGGACGTCGAGGATCGTGCGTCCTTCCTCGGCCAGCTCGGCCGCGATGTGTGCGAGCAGCACGGCCGCCGAGATGCCGTCCTTGTCTCGCACCGCGTCCGGGTCGACGCAGTGTCCGATCGCTTCCTCGTAGGCGTACACCAGGTCGTCGCCGGCGCGCACGAGCCACTTGAAGCCGGTGAGCGTGCGCCGGTAGCGGGCACCGCGGGCCGGCGCGAGCGCCGAGAGCAGGCTCGACGACACGATGGTGCTGGCCACGAGTGATCCCGGCGGCGCCGACCGCAGGATGTGGTCTGCGATCACCGCTCCCGTCTCGTCGCCGGTGAGCAAGCGGACACCGTTCGGTCCGCGCACGCCGATCGCGCACCGGTCCGCGTCCGGGTCCAGAGCGATGGCCAGTGCCGCGTCGACCTCGGCGGCGAGCGCCAGCACCTGGTCCGCCGCGCCCGGCTCCTCGGGGTTGGGAAAGGTGACGGTGGGAAAGTCCGGGTCGGCGTCGAACTGCGACGTCACGATGTGGACGTCGGTGACACCGCTGCGGCGCAACGCCTCCACGGCCACGGGCCCGCCGACCCCGTGCATCGGAGTGAGTGCCACACGGAGGGTGGAGTGCGACGGCCGCTCGGGAACGCGCTGTGCCACCCGGTCGAGGTACTGCTCGATCACGGGGTCCGCGGTGGGCGTGACGGCGGTGCGTGCGATCGAGGACGCACCCGGCGCCTGCCGGATGAACTCCTCGATCTCCCGGTCGGCGGGCGACACCAACTGGGCGCCGCCGTCGAGGTAGACCTTGTAGCCGTTGTCTGCCGCGGGATTGTGCGAAGCGGTGATCTGAATGCCGGCGACGGCGCCGCGTGACCTCGTGGCGAACGCGAGCACCGGGGTCGGCGCCGGGTCCGGGAGCAGGGTGACGCGGAAGCCCGCCGCGGCCAGGACCTCGGCCGCGGCGACGGCGAACTCCGCGGAGCCGTGCCGGGCGTCCCGGCCCACCACCACCTCGGAGCCTGTCGCGTGACGACGCGAGAGATACTGCGCCACACCGTGTGTGGCCCTCGTGACGACGGCGACGTTCATGCCACTGGGCCCGGCCTGCACGGGTCCGCGGAGACCCGCGGTGCCGAACGTGAGCGCACCGGCGAACCGCGAGGCCAGATCACTCGCGTCGAGATCGCGCAGTTCCGCCTGCGTCGCGGGGTCCGGATCGTCCTCGATCCACTGCCGGACGACGGCGTCGAGTTCTGTCACAGTTGCGGGACCAGCCGTCGCAGCAGAGTTCCCATCCGCTCGGCCGAGGCGGCGCCGGCGGCGATCACCTCGTCGCCGTCCAGATGCTCTCCGGTCATCCCGGCCGCGAGGTTGGTCACCAGCGAGATACCGAGGACACGGGCACCCGCACCCCGAGCCGCGATGGTCTCGTGCACCGTGGACATGCCGACGAGGTCGGCGCCCAGCGTGCGGAGCATGCGGATCTCGGCGGGCGTCTCGTAGTGCGGGCCGGGCAGTCCGGCGTAGACGCCGTCGGTCAGGCTCGGGTCGATTCCTCGGGCCACCTCGCGCAGGTCGGCCGAGTACGCGTCGACCAGATCGACGAACTGGGCGCCGATCAGCGGTGACCGCGCCGTCAGGTTGAGGTGGTCGGAGATCAGCACGGGATCGCCTACAGCCATGCCCTCACGGATGCCGCCCGCCGCGTTGGTCAGGACGATGGTGCGAGCGCCGGCGGCGGCCGCCGTGCGGACGGGATGGACCACGCGGCCGAGATGATGTCCCTCGTACGCGTGGGTGCGCCCGAGCAGGATCAGGACCTGTGTGCCCTCGACGTCCACGGACCACATGGCGTTGGAGTGGCCCAGCGCCTTGGGCGCGGCGAAGCCGGGCAGCGAGGACATGGGAACGATGTGCTGGGGTGTGCCGAACTGCTCCGCGGCCTTCTGCCACCCGGATCCGAGGACCACTGCCACGGGATGCTCGGCGATGCCGGTGATCCGGGCCAGGGCGGCGGCGGCCGCCTCCGCGGCTCCGGTGGGATCGGTCTCGGGATCGGCGAGTGCGTTCTCCGAGTCGGCCGGTACGGGGGGAGTGCTCACATGTCCGACCCTATCGCCGCGGGCGGGTGTTCGCTGCGGCAGGCGAGACGGCGGAGTGTCAGGTGTGGGCTCGGTAGAGACGCCAGAACCACACAGACGCGGCCGAGGCGATCACGGCGCCCGATCCGAACGCGCCGACGAACAACAGCATCGCGGAGAGGACCGCGAGCAGCACGATCACACCGAGCTGGAGGATCGCCGCGAGAGCCATGACTGCACGGTCCTCCGGAAATCGGTCCCGCGCAACCGAGCGTCGCCGGCGTCGATCGGGGTCTGGTTACCGACGAGTACCATCCGTCCATGCCTTCACTCGATCGCCACGGAGACGTCTTCGTCCTCAGCCTCGCCCACGCCGACGGCGTCAATCCGGAGAACCGCTTCCACCCGGAGTGGATCGAGCAGGTGCACACGCTCCTCGACGAGGCCGAGGCGTCGGAGGGTCCGGCCGCGTTGGTGACCGTCGGCGGCGGCAAGTTCTACTCGAACGGCCTGGACACCGACTACCTGTTCAGCCACGCGGACTCCATTCCGGAGTACCTCGACCTGGTGCACACCGTCTACACCCGGCTGCTGCGCTTCCCGATGGCCACGGTCGCCGCCGTACAGGGCCATGCCTTCGGCGCCGGCGCGATGCTCGCCCTGTGCCACGACACGTCCGTCATGCGCGCGGACCGGGGCTTCTTCTGCCTTCCCGAGGTGAACCTCGGCATGCCGTTCACCGAGGGCATGTCGACGCTGCTGGCCGAGCGACTGCCGAGTCGGACGATGATCGACGCGATGACCACCGGCCGTCGCTACGGCGGCGCGGACGCCCTCGAGTTCGGCATCGTGCAGGCCGTCGCCGGCGAGGACGAGCTGCTGTCCACCGCGGTGGCGCAGGCGGCCGAACGGGTGTCCACCCGCGGCGCCAACCTCACGTCCATCAAGGACAGCATCCACGTGCGCACCCTCGCCGCGCTGTCCGTCCCCACGGCGGAGAGCACCTTCTCACTGGGGCAGTGACACACTGAGTCCCGTGTCCTCGACCCTCGATTCCGTTCTCGACGCCGCGACCGGCGATCTCGTCGCCCTGTCGCACGCCGTGCACGCGCGTCCGGAGCTGGCCTTCGAGGAGCACTTCGCGTCGGCGGCGACGGCCGATCTGCTCGCAGGTGGCGGATTCGAGGTGCGGCGGGGTGTCGCGGGCCTGCCGACGGCGTTCGACGCGACCTACGGTTCGGGCGAGCTGGTGGTCGCCGTGTGCGCCGAGTACGACGCACTGCCGGAGATCGGCCACGCCTGTGGACACAACATCATCGCGGCGTCGGCGGTCGGTGCGGGGCTGGCCCTCGCGTCGGTCGCCGACGAGCTGGGGCTGACCGTCCGGGTGCTCGGCACCCCGGCCGAGGAGTCCGGCGGCGGCAAGGTTCTCATGCTCGACGCCGGGGTGTTCGACGACGTCTCGCTGGCGATGATGGTGCATCCCGGTCCGTTCGACATCGCCGCCGCGCGCTCCCTCGCGTTGTCGGACATCGCCGTTCGATACGCAGGGCGTGAAGCGCACGCCTCCGCGGCGCCCGAGTGGGGCATCAACGCGGGCGACGCCGTCACCGTCGCGCAGGTCGGTGTCGGCCTGTTGCGCCAGCATCTGCGCCCGGGTCAGCAGATCCACGGCATCGTCGGTCACGCCGGCACCGCCCCGAACATCGTCCCCGGATCGGCGGAGATGTTCTACTACCTGCGCGCGGACACTGCGGAGGCACTCGCCGATCTCGATCGCCGCGCGCGGGGATGCTTCGAGGCCGGAGCGGTGGCCACCGGGTGCACCCACGAGATCGTCACCGTGTCCCCGACCTACACCGAACTCACTCCCGATCCTTGGCTGGTGGCCGAATACCGTCGTGTCGCAAGCACTCTCGGTCGCGCACTGGTTCCCGAGGAGTTCGAGACCTCGCGCCCGTTCGGCAGCACGGACATGGGCAACGTCACCGCGCGGATCCCGGGCATCCATCCGGTGATCGGTCTCGATTCCGGCGGCGCGGTCACTCACCAGCCAGGTTTCACCACGGCGTGCATCACCGAGTCGGCCGACCGCGCCGTCGTCGACGGGGCCCGCGCCCTCGCTCGGGTGGCCGTCGCGGCGGCCACCGACCCACAGCAACGCTCTCGACTCGTCGAGGGCACACACGAGAGGACGGTACGACGATGAATCCGGCCGACGCCTGGATCGCAGCACACGGGGCGGATCTCGTGACGTGGCGTCGACGGATCCACATGCACCCCGAGCTGGCCAGGCAGGAATTCGAGACGACCAAGTTCGTCGCCGAGACCCTCACCGCCGCGGGACTGTCCCCGGTGGTGCTTCCCAGTGGCAGCGGCGTCATCTGCGACATCGGCCCCGCCGGTCCGCGCGTCGCTCTCCGGGCCGACATGGACGCGCTGCCCCTGACGGAGTTCACCGGCGCCGAGTACTCGTCGACGGTCCCGGGTGTGTCCCATGCGTGCGGACACGACGCCCACACGACGGTTCTGCTGGCGACCGGGCTGGCGCTGGCCTCACTCGACTCGCTGCCGCACGGCGTCCGGCTGATCTTCCAGCCCGCCGAGGAAGTCATGCCCGGGGGCGCTCTCGACATGGTGGCCGCGGGCGCGCTGGAGAGCGTGTCGCAGATCTACGCGCTGCACTGCGATCCCCGTCTCGAGGTCGGACGCGTCGGCATCCGCGTGGGCGCGATCACCTCCGCGGCGGACACCGTGGAACTGCGGTTGGACTCGGCCGGCGGACACACCTCCCGTCCGCACCTGACGTCCGACCT
This window harbors:
- a CDS encoding primosomal protein, with the translated sequence MAGDIVPIELGVTAGDLVTLWAPEWREDGEEWEAFLGREDDLYAFPSVAEMAAFIRTDTDNDLVDHPQWRTVVALSAAHIEPDDAHVYDLVGVPELAAGDPDEDSIIELARSLEMARTLGEVCELDAVTRFFSANALLGVLSRGADAFVGREGSQLWNRIGAVVAKGWDAVLDAIDTVLTTPDVDADATAVADAEITAAAENIVDAEDLDDEDIDTDDDTSSDDSDVVVVPVDTDDEDEEDETFWGSVGIDPVRIITSEDTYYTLRCYLDDEPLFLGRSGAIFVFGSERALARYLADDHDHDLTTVSTYDDVRTAAVDGSLDVQVTDENVYVLPGLADDLARGPESVDADQLDLAVELFTDAADYAKDASVEEALAPATPLGWLISYILEPVDGRMAPSAPFDAEAESWRALEREFETRLRPTT
- a CDS encoding DUF2200 domain-containing protein encodes the protein MHRIFTTPVSSVYPHYVTKVERKGRTKDELDEVVRWLTGFDDAELAQHLSADTTFLDFFEAAQLNPNAPLITGSVCGVRVESVEDPLMQNIRRLDKLVDELAKGRPMAKILRA
- a CDS encoding M20 family metallopeptidase is translated as MSSTLDSVLDAATGDLVALSHAVHARPELAFEEHFASAATADLLAGGGFEVRRGVAGLPTAFDATYGSGELVVAVCAEYDALPEIGHACGHNIIAASAVGAGLALASVADELGLTVRVLGTPAEESGGGKVLMLDAGVFDDVSLAMMVHPGPFDIAAARSLALSDIAVRYAGREAHASAAPEWGINAGDAVTVAQVGVGLLRQHLRPGQQIHGIVGHAGTAPNIVPGSAEMFYYLRADTAEALADLDRRARGCFEAGAVATGCTHEIVTVSPTYTELTPDPWLVAEYRRVASTLGRALVPEEFETSRPFGSTDMGNVTARIPGIHPVIGLDSGGAVTHQPGFTTACITESADRAVVDGARALARVAVAAATDPQQRSRLVEGTHERTVRR
- the upp gene encoding uracil phosphoribosyltransferase — translated: MDTRVLDHPLASALLTQMRDQSTDNPAFRSALRQLTQMLVYEALRDAPVVEFDVTTPVAVTTGTRLKSPPLLVPVLRAGLGMVEKASSLIPQSRMGFVGIARDEKTHQPVPYMESLPDDLAGYPVYVLDPMLATGGSMVHTIELLVQRGADDVTCICVVAAPEGVQALASSGLPVRLVAASIDEGLNENAYIVPGLGDAGDRQFGPR
- a CDS encoding phospho-sugar mutase; this encodes MTELDAVVRQWIEDDPDPATQAELRDLDASDLASRFAGALTFGTAGLRGPVQAGPSGMNVAVVTRATHGVAQYLSRRHATGSEVVVGRDARHGSAEFAVAAAEVLAAAGFRVTLLPDPAPTPVLAFATRSRGAVAGIQITASHNPAADNGYKVYLDGGAQLVSPADREIEEFIRQAPGASSIARTAVTPTADPVIEQYLDRVAQRVPERPSHSTLRVALTPMHGVGGPVAVEALRRSGVTDVHIVTSQFDADPDFPTVTFPNPEEPGAADQVLALAAEVDAALAIALDPDADRCAIGVRGPNGVRLLTGDETGAVIADHILRSAPPGSLVASTIVSSSLLSALAPARGARYRRTLTGFKWLVRAGDDLVYAYEEAIGHCVDPDAVRDKDGISAAVLLAHIAAELAEEGRTILDVLDDLDREFGARVGTQVSRRVTDLSEIGDMMTRLRSAPPTTLAGATVAVRDLNTPDAELRTDAVELTSERFRVIVRPSGTEPKLKAYLEVVEPVATAEDLAPARTRAADTLESLADFARSL
- a CDS encoding 2,3-butanediol dehydrogenase, which produces MRAAVFHDRHDVRVEDVAPPATVGPNEVLLRPFFCGICGTDLHEYAFGPIVIPTEPHALTGASAPQIFGHEFSARVVELGADVTSVAVGDRVSVMPLITCGTCYYCRRGLNHLCVVMACTGLSWGGGGIAELVVVQERQVSVLPDAVSDVQGALIEPAAVAAYGVDQTGFGAGDTILITGAGPIGALSALYSHAAGASRIFVSEPNAERRALIEGFGIAEVLDPTVQDVPAVVRALTGGIGVDVAAECSGHQNGLTAALDSVRSAGTVSQVGLHVRPATIDPMALSNRDITLVGTWCYPVYDWPRIIALVASGRFPVEKVVSEIIDVENIVAGGFDRLLDPEGDAQKLLVRVGGSPS
- a CDS encoding NAD(P)-dependent oxidoreductase: MTTIDEGRHMNIGFAGIGRMGAHMVRRLLEAGHSVTAYDLYLSADSLPEGLEAVTVASGPSDLARADVSFSMLPDAAATDDVLFGEGGIVPAAASGHLHVVMGTVGPTAVRAFASRAEAAGVAVVDAPVSGSVSLAETGQISTMVGADADQFRRLQPVLAAMTKAQFHTGPVGTASVAKLAVNSVLASLNQGIAEALLLAEADGLTASAFYDVLGSSAVAAPYVGYKRDHFLDPDGAGVAFPLSLLHKDVGLGLELARRHDLNLPQAATVGNVLDRALATGLGDKDMAAVLEYLGLSDQP
- a CDS encoding C40 family peptidase; its protein translation is MIDLLAAPLETLIRSLGTGCPSPDTDSLDSGIASLSDASRQVTDGVTALSDAWSGPASEAALDLTVRGAAAAGSMIEHAGALQSLSAEAQASVARGVAELQTIMAAFLTGAAALAPAALTPPGQTALIAHATHHLDNALAVHARVRAELDALAARVGALVVPEVPALPSLPASPDAALRGLFAPTAPEQPADPASPGADGTGTLVTLPDGSTAMAPNERAAGAVRFALAQQGTPYVWGGTTPGQGLDCSGLTQSAYGTAGVDLPRLAADQAVGSPVSAEDLMPGDLAVWDGHVAMVVGNGQMVEAGDPVSVSAVRTSNVGMSFHGFYRPTA
- a CDS encoding enoyl-CoA hydratase/isomerase family protein; the encoded protein is MPSLDRHGDVFVLSLAHADGVNPENRFHPEWIEQVHTLLDEAEASEGPAALVTVGGGKFYSNGLDTDYLFSHADSIPEYLDLVHTVYTRLLRFPMATVAAVQGHAFGAGAMLALCHDTSVMRADRGFFCLPEVNLGMPFTEGMSTLLAERLPSRTMIDAMTTGRRYGGADALEFGIVQAVAGEDELLSTAVAQAAERVSTRGANLTSIKDSIHVRTLAALSVPTAESTFSLGQ
- a CDS encoding purine-nucleoside phosphorylase, which gives rise to MSTPPVPADSENALADPETDPTGAAEAAAAALARITGIAEHPVAVVLGSGWQKAAEQFGTPQHIVPMSSLPGFAAPKALGHSNAMWSVDVEGTQVLILLGRTHAYEGHHLGRVVHPVRTAAAAGARTIVLTNAAGGIREGMAVGDPVLISDHLNLTARSPLIGAQFVDLVDAYSADLREVARGIDPSLTDGVYAGLPGPHYETPAEIRMLRTLGADLVGMSTVHETIAARGAGARVLGISLVTNLAAGMTGEHLDGDEVIAAGAASAERMGTLLRRLVPQL
- a CDS encoding M20 family metallopeptidase, whose protein sequence is MNPADAWIAAHGADLVTWRRRIHMHPELARQEFETTKFVAETLTAAGLSPVVLPSGSGVICDIGPAGPRVALRADMDALPLTEFTGAEYSSTVPGVSHACGHDAHTTVLLATGLALASLDSLPHGVRLIFQPAEEVMPGGALDMVAAGALESVSQIYALHCDPRLEVGRVGIRVGAITSAADTVELRLDSAGGHTSRPHLTSDLVYALGTVITGLPGLLSRRVDPRTSTVMVWGAVVAGQAPNAIPQKGMLTGTVRTGDHETWALLEPLVQEIVAGVLAPTGVKYEVHYRRGVPPVVNDEHATRRFEAAIRSLGPDALADTAQSGGGEDFSWYLEHVPGAMARLGVWSGVGPQLDIHQPTFDLDERALAVGVRTMTALALGLGDDPVA